One genomic region from Halococcus qingdaonensis encodes:
- a CDS encoding DUF7315 family membrane protein produces the protein MSDDSEGASESREIVVPLRAYKAVTVFSTLLAIVCVILGFGFLDAATGGAGPLSVLFETIGLADAGGSLFTLVSALVGIGFIALGAGIYVLGTRFRTEGMGKAQDDSGGESDNE, from the coding sequence GTGAGCGACGACAGCGAGGGCGCGAGCGAGTCGCGCGAGATCGTCGTCCCGCTGCGCGCCTACAAGGCGGTGACGGTGTTCTCGACGCTGCTAGCGATCGTCTGCGTCATTTTGGGGTTCGGCTTTCTCGACGCCGCCACCGGCGGTGCCGGACCGCTCTCGGTGCTGTTCGAGACGATCGGGCTCGCGGACGCCGGCGGGAGTCTGTTCACGCTCGTGAGCGCGCTCGTCGGCATCGGCTTCATCGCGCTCGGAGCCGGTATCTACGTCCTCGGCACGCGCTTTCGAACCGAGGGGATGGGAAAGGCTCAAGACGACAGCGGTGGAGAATCGGACAATGAGTGA
- a CDS encoding DUF7314 family protein, with amino-acid sequence MSDEFVKGLATLCGGLFGWMVFSGWYTTEGFESTQLIAEVPTDPAIYGNIALTLREALFWFAIFGAITFWVLIPAGRQVRAALRDRRSSN; translated from the coding sequence ATGAGTGACGAATTCGTCAAGGGGCTCGCTACCCTCTGTGGCGGGCTGTTCGGCTGGATGGTCTTCTCCGGCTGGTACACGACCGAGGGGTTCGAGAGCACGCAGCTCATCGCGGAGGTCCCGACCGATCCCGCGATCTACGGCAACATCGCACTCACCCTGCGCGAGGCGCTGTTCTGGTTCGCCATCTTCGGCGCGATCACCTTCTGGGTGCTCATCCCGGCCGGCCGGCAGGTCCGTGCCGCACTGCGCGATCGCCGCTCGTCGAACTAA
- a CDS encoding DUF7313 family protein, producing the protein MNPLSLFGPVDAVLGSGEPPLIVYVLVVLAVVNLATRALSHRSNVSQADEGGADAIEQHPAHIATTILLILGSFYLGTVELHSGMVLSVLVVGMFVTDFFELEARRVEVRNDREIGQPKAAVAASVLVVLYAAYLSVFFVIAPLWNAVV; encoded by the coding sequence ATGAATCCACTCTCGCTGTTCGGCCCGGTCGATGCCGTGCTCGGTAGCGGCGAGCCACCGCTGATCGTCTACGTGCTCGTCGTCCTCGCCGTGGTGAACCTCGCGACGCGTGCGCTCTCGCACCGCTCGAACGTCTCGCAGGCGGACGAAGGCGGTGCCGACGCCATCGAACAGCATCCCGCCCACATCGCCACCACCATCCTGCTCATCCTCGGCTCGTTCTACCTCGGCACCGTCGAACTCCACTCGGGGATGGTGCTGTCGGTGCTCGTCGTCGGCATGTTCGTCACCGACTTCTTCGAACTCGAGGCCAGACGTGTCGAGGTGCGCAACGACCGCGAGATCGGCCAGCCGAAGGCGGCCGTCGCTGCCTCCGTGCTCGTCGTGCTCTACGCGGCCTACCTCAGCGTCTTCTTCGTCATCGCCCCGCTGTGGAACGCGGTCGTCTGA
- a CDS encoding ATP-NAD kinase, protein MSDGETVDRGERPDIGVLVSADGAADVVETVRATGGVAETTTVETIDGTDLVIAPAGDAIAELVTADTTIPVLPLTDDLRPETAERLLDGRYTVTERPLVAVETDGGIAHALSDVTLATAAAATISEFSLDRPNRNTPIARFRADGVVVTTPAGSRGYAHAAGGPIVAPGSDVLTAVPISPFATDPDHWVVPLADLSLTVERDDADVELLVDGRTVETVEPGATVELVRAGTLPVVSLHDGDRE, encoded by the coding sequence ATGAGTGACGGGGAGACGGTTGACAGGGGCGAACGACCGGATATCGGGGTACTCGTGTCCGCCGACGGGGCGGCCGACGTCGTCGAAACGGTTCGGGCCACCGGCGGCGTCGCCGAAACCACCACCGTGGAGACGATCGACGGAACCGATCTCGTGATAGCGCCTGCCGGCGACGCGATCGCGGAACTCGTCACGGCGGACACCACGATACCCGTTCTTCCGCTCACCGACGATCTTCGGCCAGAAACTGCCGAGCGGCTTCTCGATGGACGATACACCGTCACGGAGCGGCCGCTCGTGGCCGTCGAGACCGACGGCGGGATCGCTCACGCACTCTCCGACGTCACCCTCGCGACGGCGGCCGCGGCGACGATCTCCGAGTTCTCGCTCGACCGGCCGAACCGGAACACACCGATCGCCCGATTTCGCGCCGACGGCGTGGTCGTCACGACGCCGGCGGGTAGTCGTGGCTACGCCCACGCCGCTGGCGGGCCGATCGTCGCGCCCGGGAGCGACGTGCTGACCGCCGTCCCGATCTCACCCTTTGCGACCGATCCCGACCACTGGGTCGTGCCGCTGGCCGATCTCTCGCTTACCGTCGAGCGCGACGACGCCGACGTGGAGCTGCTGGTCGATGGGCGGACGGTCGAAACGGTCGAGCCGGGAGCGACGGTGGAGCTTGTGCGCGCCGGAACGCTGCCGGTCGTCTCGCTGCACGATGGCGACCGGGAATGA
- a CDS encoding HEWD family protein — protein MNETATPPDERECERCGRRDVWDETTDNWRIVESGRSHCIHEWDINGAYNPFAES, from the coding sequence ATGAACGAGACGGCCACCCCGCCCGACGAGCGCGAATGTGAACGCTGCGGTCGTCGTGACGTCTGGGACGAGACGACCGACAACTGGCGGATCGTCGAGAGCGGTCGCAGCCACTGCATCCACGAGTGGGATATCAACGGCGCGTACAACCCCTTCGCCGAGTCGTAG
- a CDS encoding PRC-barrel domain-containing protein, with the protein MDATEAEIDSLVGREVYSNNGLFVGEVEDVRLDLDREIVTGLAVGGLNRELLTGRARTASGVVVPFRWVRSVGDIVLVTEAIERLREPSEETEAEATV; encoded by the coding sequence ATGGATGCGACGGAAGCCGAAATCGACTCGCTCGTCGGCCGTGAGGTCTACTCGAACAACGGTCTGTTCGTCGGCGAGGTCGAGGACGTCCGCCTCGATCTCGATCGCGAGATCGTCACCGGCCTGGCGGTCGGCGGACTGAACCGCGAACTGCTCACCGGGCGTGCGCGCACTGCCAGCGGCGTCGTCGTCCCGTTCCGGTGGGTGCGGTCGGTTGGCGATATCGTTCTCGTCACAGAGGCGATCGAGCGCCTGCGCGAACCGAGCGAGGAGACAGAGGCCGAAGCCACCGTTTAA
- a CDS encoding DHH family phosphoesterase: MSTGITMASMSSYAILGCGSVGYAVAEELVDEGKDVLIVDVDESRVEALRDQDMNAKTADIADEGVPETVADRDVLLVLSTDIDANEAAIANVRARGDEQFVIARASDPVTADELREAGADAVINPSSVIADAALRALETGELEHKAGLLADVLDDTEQRLAILANDNPGPDSIASAVALRAIAEARGIEADILYEGEIGHQEDRAFVNLIGVDLQARADVDFGEYDTLALVDHAQSMEETIDRPIDVLIDHHEPDGDYEAAFSDVRANVSSTSTIMTKYVQEFDLGLDDTVATALLYGIRAETLDFKRDTTPADLTAASYLYPFADHDTLEQVESPSMSPETLDVLAEAIGNREVNGSYLVSNAGYIHDRDALAQAAQQLLNLEGVSTTAVFAIDDERITLSARSKDIRINIRNVLESAFEEHGETVGHSTDATVSIPLGIFTGIETTDDNRETLLALTKQAVRRKLFDALGVDDNGN, translated from the coding sequence ATGAGCACCGGTATCACGATGGCCTCGATGTCCTCCTATGCGATCTTGGGCTGTGGCAGCGTGGGCTACGCCGTCGCCGAGGAGCTCGTCGACGAGGGCAAGGACGTCCTCATCGTCGACGTCGACGAGAGCCGCGTCGAGGCCCTGCGTGACCAGGACATGAACGCCAAGACCGCCGACATCGCCGACGAGGGGGTGCCCGAGACGGTCGCCGATCGGGACGTACTACTCGTGCTGTCGACAGACATCGACGCCAACGAGGCGGCCATCGCGAACGTCCGCGCACGCGGCGACGAACAGTTCGTCATCGCGCGCGCCTCGGACCCGGTGACCGCCGACGAGCTCCGCGAAGCGGGTGCCGACGCCGTCATCAACCCCTCGTCGGTGATCGCCGACGCCGCGCTGCGCGCGCTCGAAACCGGCGAACTCGAACACAAGGCGGGACTGCTCGCCGACGTACTCGACGACACCGAACAGCGCCTGGCCATCCTCGCCAACGACAACCCTGGCCCGGACTCGATCGCCAGCGCGGTCGCACTCCGGGCGATCGCCGAGGCGCGCGGCATCGAAGCGGACATCCTCTACGAGGGCGAGATCGGCCATCAGGAGGACCGCGCGTTCGTCAATCTCATCGGCGTCGATCTGCAGGCGCGCGCCGACGTCGACTTCGGGGAGTACGACACGCTCGCGCTCGTCGATCACGCCCAGTCGATGGAGGAGACGATCGACCGGCCGATCGACGTCCTCATCGACCACCACGAACCCGACGGCGACTACGAGGCGGCCTTCTCCGACGTGCGCGCGAACGTCTCCTCGACGTCGACGATCATGACGAAATACGTCCAGGAGTTCGATCTCGGCCTCGACGACACCGTCGCGACCGCGCTGCTCTACGGCATTCGCGCCGAAACGCTCGACTTCAAGCGCGATACGACACCGGCCGACCTGACCGCCGCCTCCTATCTCTACCCGTTCGCCGACCACGACACCCTCGAACAGGTCGAATCGCCGTCGATGTCGCCCGAGACGCTCGACGTACTCGCCGAGGCGATCGGCAACCGCGAGGTCAACGGCTCGTATCTCGTCTCGAACGCCGGCTACATCCACGATCGCGACGCGCTCGCACAGGCCGCCCAGCAGCTCCTGAATCTGGAAGGGGTGAGCACGACCGCCGTCTTCGCCATCGACGACGAGCGCATCACCCTTTCGGCGCGCTCGAAGGACATCCGCATCAACATCCGTAACGTGCTCGAAAGCGCCTTCGAGGAACACGGCGAGACGGTCGGCCACTCGACGGACGCGACGGTGTCGATCCCGCTGGGCATCTTCACCGGCATCGAGACGACCGATGACAACCGCGAAACGCTACTCGCGCTCACCAAACAGGCCGTCCGGCGCAAGCTCTTCGACGCACTCGGCGTCGACGACAACGGAAATTAA
- a CDS encoding class I fructose-bisphosphate aldolase — translation MLSLEDSPLARDGKILILAYDHGLEHGPSDFTEHPERMAPETVFDVATHDAVTSVAVQKGLAEGYYPSYEDDVSLLTKLNGTSNLWMGEPDSAVNCTVDYAADIGADAVGFTLYGGSNSEIEMAEEFRDAQEAARAHDLPMVMWSYPRGQGLRNASDADTIAYAAREALELGADVAKVKYPGSREAMEHTVQAAGGENGAKVIMSGGSKVSDEAFLKNVKAVMDAGGAGLAVGRNIWQRENPTQLLDALEAVIHEGASVDAALS, via the coding sequence ATGCTCTCGCTCGAAGACTCACCGCTCGCACGCGACGGCAAGATCCTGATTCTCGCCTACGATCACGGCCTCGAACATGGCCCCTCGGACTTCACCGAGCATCCCGAACGGATGGCTCCCGAGACCGTCTTCGACGTCGCGACCCACGACGCCGTCACCTCGGTCGCCGTCCAAAAGGGGCTTGCCGAGGGCTACTACCCCTCCTACGAGGACGACGTCTCGCTGCTGACGAAGCTCAACGGCACCTCGAACCTCTGGATGGGCGAACCCGACAGCGCCGTGAACTGCACGGTCGACTACGCCGCCGACATCGGTGCCGACGCCGTGGGGTTCACCCTCTACGGCGGCTCGAACAGCGAAATCGAGATGGCCGAGGAGTTCCGCGACGCCCAGGAGGCCGCCCGTGCACACGATCTCCCGATGGTGATGTGGTCGTACCCCCGTGGCCAGGGGCTCAGAAACGCCTCCGACGCCGACACGATCGCCTACGCCGCACGCGAGGCGCTCGAACTCGGCGCGGACGTAGCGAAGGTCAAGTATCCCGGCAGCCGCGAGGCGATGGAACACACCGTCCAGGCCGCCGGCGGGGAGAACGGCGCGAAGGTCATCATGTCCGGCGGTTCCAAGGTCTCCGACGAGGCGTTCCTCAAGAACGTCAAGGCCGTGATGGACGCCGGCGGAGCGGGACTCGCCGTCGGCCGGAACATCTGGCAGCGCGAGAACCCGACGCAGCTGCTCGATGCGCTCGAAGCGGTCATCCACGAGGGCGCATCCGTCGACGCCGCACTCTCGTGA
- a CDS encoding class 1 fructose-bisphosphatase → MDIIDAIFETIAETAPEIRAGLVGRREYQEDENPSGEEQLAADVHADQLLEERLLAIDGVGSYASEEREEVIGDGSELSVAVDPLDGSSNIKPNNTMGTIVGIYDAQLPAGGHDLVGAAYTLYGPITTMMTAVDDTATESVVEDGERHTVNEDLSLPDEPTVYGFGGRVPDWTDGFTDYAREIESDSSLKLRYGGAMIGDVNQVLTYGGIFAYPALDSAPEGKLRLQFEGNPIAYIVESAGGRSSDGDGSLLDIEPDGLHERVPVHVGNEGLIDRLEATLDG, encoded by the coding sequence ATGGACATCATCGACGCGATCTTCGAGACGATCGCCGAGACGGCCCCCGAGATCCGCGCGGGGCTCGTCGGCCGGCGCGAATATCAGGAGGACGAGAACCCGAGCGGCGAGGAGCAGCTCGCGGCGGACGTCCACGCCGACCAACTCCTGGAAGAACGCCTGCTCGCGATCGACGGCGTCGGCAGCTACGCGAGCGAGGAACGTGAGGAGGTCATCGGCGACGGCTCGGAGCTCTCGGTCGCGGTCGATCCGCTCGACGGCTCCTCGAACATCAAGCCGAACAACACGATGGGGACGATCGTCGGGATTTACGACGCCCAGCTCCCGGCCGGCGGCCACGATCTCGTCGGGGCGGCCTACACGCTCTACGGCCCGATCACGACGATGATGACCGCCGTCGACGACACCGCGACCGAGTCCGTCGTCGAGGACGGCGAGCGACACACGGTGAACGAGGACCTCTCGCTGCCCGACGAGCCGACCGTCTACGGCTTCGGCGGGCGCGTACCCGACTGGACCGACGGGTTCACCGACTACGCCCGCGAGATCGAGTCGGATTCGTCGCTCAAACTCCGCTACGGCGGCGCGATGATCGGCGACGTGAACCAGGTGCTCACCTACGGCGGGATTTTCGCCTACCCGGCGCTCGACTCGGCCCCCGAGGGCAAACTCCGCCTCCAGTTCGAGGGCAACCCGATCGCGTACATCGTCGAATCGGCCGGCGGGCGCTCCTCGGATGGCGACGGATCGCTGCTCGATATCGAACCCGACGGACTTCACGAGCGCGTGCCGGTCCACGTCGGCAACGAGGGACTGATCGACCGGCTCGAAGCGACGCTCGACGGCTAG
- a CDS encoding class I SAM-dependent methyltransferase, whose product MTGDKRAIRDGYDAIVDEYLARRTNEHADRPHLDWLCDRLADGARVLDAGCGAGVPVAERLADDHDVVGVDLSREQLRRARKDVAQARFVQGDMSALGFVDDGFDAICALFSLIHVPLDEHARVAAAFHRVLRPGGLAVLTVGGDEGWDGTNPDWLETGVEMRWSFPDTETSARQFADAGFEIHETRSIENSTFEVLFAENRKN is encoded by the coding sequence ATGACGGGCGACAAGCGCGCCATCAGGGACGGCTACGACGCGATCGTCGACGAGTATCTGGCCCGTCGAACGAACGAGCACGCCGATCGACCCCATCTCGACTGGCTATGCGACCGACTCGCCGACGGCGCACGGGTGCTCGACGCCGGCTGCGGCGCGGGCGTGCCGGTCGCCGAGCGCTTGGCCGACGATCACGACGTGGTCGGCGTCGACCTCTCACGCGAACAGCTCCGTCGCGCCCGTAAGGACGTCGCGCAGGCACGGTTCGTCCAGGGCGACATGAGCGCGCTCGGGTTCGTCGACGACGGTTTCGACGCAATCTGTGCCCTCTTCTCGCTGATCCACGTCCCGCTCGACGAACACGCCCGCGTCGCGGCGGCGTTCCATCGCGTGCTGCGACCCGGCGGACTGGCCGTGCTCACCGTCGGCGGCGACGAAGGCTGGGACGGCACCAACCCCGACTGGCTGGAGACGGGCGTGGAGATGCGCTGGAGTTTCCCCGACACCGAGACGAGCGCACGCCAGTTCGCCGACGCCGGGTTCGAGATCCACGAAACGCGGTCGATCGAAAACAGTACGTTCGAAGTGCTGTTCGCCGAAAACCGGAAGAACTAG
- a CDS encoding acyl-CoA carboxylase subunit beta: MEIRIGEGASDEEARVIGSALAEHTGTAIEVYVGDGDAPATTAEPPASDDRSAANGAGGSQASTTDGPTEREELLREEIADIEQGGPEKYKDRLDDQGKLFVRDRLDLWFDDGFSFEDGKFANFDSDDQLPADGLLTGAAEFEGRTLHAMANDFTVKAGSMAEKGVEKFLRMQQRALKTGRPVLYLMDSSGGRIDQQTGFFANREGIGKYYYNHSMLSGRVPQICVLYGPCIAGAAYTPVFADFTVMVEGMSAMAIASPRMVEMVTGEEIDLQELGGAQVHAAESGSADLVAEDEEHARELVAQLVTYLPDSSDEKPPRSDSRPPSRSPAGIDSVVPDRPNRGYDMHELIDRVADQGSVLELREQYGPEIVTAFSRIDGRPVGIVANQPAQRAGAIFPDAAEKAAEFIWTCDAYNIPLLYLCDTPGFMAGSDVEKEGILEQGKKMIYATSSATVPKQCVVVRKAYGAGIYAMSGPAYDPESTLALPSGEIAIMGPEAAINAVYRNRLDDIEDDEERAAREAELREEYREDIDAHRMASEVVIDDIVPPSELREELAARFAFYEGIDKSLPDKKHGTIL; the protein is encoded by the coding sequence ATGGAGATCCGCATCGGCGAGGGGGCGAGCGACGAGGAAGCACGCGTCATCGGCAGCGCGCTGGCCGAACATACCGGGACGGCGATCGAGGTGTACGTTGGCGACGGCGACGCGCCTGCGACGACCGCCGAACCGCCGGCGAGCGACGACCGATCCGCAGCGAACGGGGCGGGCGGATCACAGGCGTCGACCACGGACGGGCCGACCGAACGCGAGGAACTCCTCCGCGAGGAGATTGCCGATATCGAACAGGGCGGCCCGGAGAAGTACAAGGATCGCCTGGACGACCAGGGCAAACTGTTCGTCCGCGACCGCCTCGATCTCTGGTTCGACGACGGATTTTCGTTCGAGGACGGCAAGTTCGCCAACTTCGACAGCGACGACCAACTGCCGGCCGACGGACTGCTCACGGGGGCCGCCGAGTTCGAGGGGCGAACGCTCCACGCGATGGCCAACGACTTCACCGTGAAAGCGGGCTCGATGGCCGAGAAGGGCGTCGAGAAGTTCCTGCGTATGCAACAGCGCGCGCTCAAGACCGGCCGGCCAGTCCTCTACCTGATGGATTCGTCGGGTGGACGCATCGATCAGCAGACGGGCTTTTTCGCCAACCGAGAAGGAATCGGGAAATACTACTACAACCACTCGATGCTCTCCGGTCGGGTGCCCCAGATCTGCGTGCTCTACGGTCCCTGCATCGCCGGTGCGGCCTACACACCCGTATTCGCCGACTTCACGGTGATGGTCGAGGGGATGAGCGCGATGGCCATCGCCTCCCCGCGGATGGTGGAGATGGTCACCGGCGAGGAGATCGATCTCCAGGAGCTGGGTGGCGCGCAGGTCCACGCCGCCGAATCCGGCAGTGCGGATCTCGTGGCCGAGGACGAAGAACACGCCCGCGAACTCGTCGCTCAACTCGTCACCTACCTCCCCGACAGTTCCGACGAGAAACCCCCACGATCCGACTCACGTCCACCGTCGCGCTCGCCCGCCGGTATCGACTCGGTGGTGCCCGATCGTCCGAACCGCGGCTACGACATGCACGAGCTCATCGATCGCGTCGCCGACCAGGGCTCGGTGCTCGAACTCCGCGAGCAGTACGGCCCGGAGATCGTCACGGCGTTCTCGCGCATCGACGGCCGACCGGTGGGGATCGTGGCGAACCAGCCGGCCCAGCGCGCGGGTGCGATCTTCCCCGACGCAGCCGAGAAAGCCGCCGAGTTCATCTGGACCTGCGACGCCTACAACATCCCGCTGCTCTATCTCTGCGACACGCCGGGATTCATGGCCGGCTCGGACGTCGAAAAGGAGGGCATCCTCGAACAGGGCAAGAAGATGATCTACGCGACCTCCTCGGCCACCGTTCCAAAGCAGTGCGTCGTCGTCCGGAAGGCCTACGGCGCGGGCATCTACGCCATGTCCGGGCCGGCCTACGACCCCGAATCGACGCTCGCGCTCCCATCGGGCGAGATCGCCATCATGGGTCCTGAGGCGGCGATCAACGCGGTCTATCGGAACCGCCTCGACGACATCGAGGACGACGAGGAGCGCGCCGCACGCGAGGCAGAACTCCGTGAGGAGTATCGCGAGGACATCGACGCCCACCGGATGGCGAGCGAGGTCGTCATCGACGACATCGTCCCGCCGAGCGAGCTTCGCGAGGAACTCGCCGCCCGGTTCGCGTTCTACGAGGGGATCGACAAATCGCTGCCCGACAAGAAACACGGTACGATTCTCTGA
- a CDS encoding PaaI family thioesterase — protein MNETHFRKLERMYQRAPINADEGTSLTVAEGAATLDVPISSGSHHPLGAVHGAVYFKALDDAAFFAANSLVEDVFVLTTNFTIHLERPVSDGTIHAEGRVVNDNPNQLIAEAVVHDDADNELARGSGVFQRSNSELTADIGYE, from the coding sequence GTGAACGAGACGCACTTTCGAAAACTGGAGCGGATGTACCAGCGTGCACCCATCAACGCCGACGAGGGAACGAGCCTCACCGTCGCCGAGGGCGCGGCGACGCTCGACGTGCCGATATCTTCGGGGAGTCACCATCCGCTCGGTGCGGTTCACGGTGCAGTGTACTTCAAAGCGCTCGACGACGCGGCGTTCTTCGCGGCCAACTCGCTCGTCGAGGACGTCTTCGTGCTCACGACGAACTTCACCATCCATCTCGAACGCCCGGTTTCCGACGGCACGATCCACGCCGAGGGGCGCGTCGTCAACGACAATCCCAACCAGCTGATCGCCGAAGCGGTCGTCCACGACGACGCCGACAACGAACTCGCGCGTGGCTCCGGCGTCTTCCAACGAAGCAACAGCGAACTCACCGCCGACATCGGCTACGAGTAA
- a CDS encoding cupin domain-containing protein: MSHTKVNYGETETTYGMHFLREPLNCEDHGVTVVDAEPGWEGPEHEHGDEDHEEVYLLVKGEATMTVEGEELSLESGDAIRVAPGATRQVTNGDTESQFVITGAP; the protein is encoded by the coding sequence ATGTCACACACGAAAGTGAACTACGGAGAGACCGAGACCACGTACGGAATGCACTTCCTCCGGGAGCCGCTCAACTGTGAGGATCACGGCGTCACCGTTGTCGACGCTGAACCGGGCTGGGAAGGTCCGGAGCATGAACACGGCGACGAGGACCACGAGGAAGTGTATCTTCTCGTGAAGGGCGAGGCGACCATGACCGTGGAGGGCGAGGAGTTGTCGCTCGAAAGCGGTGACGCGATTCGGGTCGCGCCGGGCGCGACGCGCCAGGTGACCAACGGCGACACCGAAAGCCAGTTCGTCATCACCGGCGCGCCCTGA
- a CDS encoding ribonuclease H-like domain-containing protein produces the protein MRIENSFVPVRGVGEKTERRLWREGITHWDDFEPSSVGDVQGENITDYIDRARDRLAAGDAAFFDRAFPSGSRWRLYENFRGNACFFDIETTGLDARHNDVTTVSFHRAGETTTLVRGDDLTQEAIRRELDAADLLVSFNGKRFDVPFLERSFELDITQPHLDVMYPCRQLDLTGGLKAIEEEIGIERDRPDISGRDAVRLWHAYGRGDEDALDTLVAYNRADTANLKSLLDTVTRRLHESVFVGDTERR, from the coding sequence GTGCGCATCGAGAACAGCTTCGTGCCCGTGCGCGGTGTCGGCGAGAAAACCGAGCGCCGGCTCTGGCGCGAGGGGATCACCCACTGGGACGATTTCGAACCCTCGTCCGTCGGCGACGTGCAGGGCGAAAACATCACCGACTACATCGATCGTGCCCGCGATCGTCTCGCGGCCGGCGATGCGGCGTTTTTCGACCGCGCCTTCCCGTCGGGCAGTCGCTGGCGGCTCTACGAGAACTTCCGCGGGAACGCCTGCTTTTTCGATATCGAGACCACCGGTCTGGACGCCCGCCACAACGACGTGACGACCGTCAGTTTCCATCGTGCCGGCGAGACGACCACGCTCGTCCGCGGCGATGACCTCACACAGGAGGCCATCCGCCGCGAACTCGACGCGGCCGATCTGCTGGTGTCGTTCAACGGCAAGCGCTTCGATGTCCCCTTTCTCGAACGCTCGTTCGAGCTCGACATCACGCAGCCACATCTCGACGTGATGTACCCCTGTCGGCAGCTCGATCTCACTGGCGGGCTGAAGGCGATCGAGGAGGAAATCGGTATCGAGCGCGACCGACCGGATATCTCCGGGCGGGATGCAGTCCGGCTCTGGCACGCATACGGACGCGGCGACGAGGACGCCCTCGATACGCTGGTTGCATACAATCGCGCCGATACGGCAAACCTCAAATCACTGCTCGACACCGTTACGCGCCGCCTTCACGAGTCGGTGTTCGTCGGTGATACCGAACGGCGCTGA